The stretch of DNA tcagatTAGAGCCCTTGTCATCCTCGACGGGCTTATACAAAATGCAGGTGGAAGGTTCCAGCGCGCTTTCGCTGACGAGCCACTACTCGAACGACTTCGATTAATGGCACGCGATGAGACTGTCGATCCTCATGTTCGCCAAAAATGCAAAGTGCTCTTCTCGCAATGGGCGAATGCTTACAAGAACACATCTGGCCTTGAACGGATCGCTACTCTCTACAAAGAGCTTCCAAAGACTCAGCGCCCAGCCGCAGCACGTCAGAAAGTGTTGAACGATTCACAGCCTGCTGAGTCTCCGTTCGATGAGCCAGAGTCGCGTTCTCGCTCCAACTCGTATCAGAAGCCGCCGCAAGCCACTCCATCTCGACCAGTGACTCTCACGCCAACATCATCGAGTCTATCCTCCAAGCTCttcaaagagaagaagggagGTTCGCACAAGCCGTTCAACCTCGGCaaagagaaggagggcaTGACTAATGCCATTGCCCAGTCTTCAATCGCGTCAACCAATTTGTTGAATGGGCTACAATTGATCAACCGCGAAAACGAGCGCATCTCCGAGAATGCCGAGGTCGTCAAACGCTTCCAGACCTGCAAAGCACTCAGGCGTAAGATCTTATACTACATCCAGCACGTCGAATCCGACGAATGGATCGGCAGTCTCGTCAATGCCAACGATGAGCTTGTCAAGGCTCTGACGGCATACGAAATCATGGATCGCAGTATCGATGATGACAGTGACAGCGATGCGTGGGAAGCTGTGGGCGGCTCGGCTGGCACGAGTACGCAGCAGCAATTGGCAGGACTCTCGTTATCTGAGCAGGCTCCGGCGAAGCCACCGAGACCACCAGCAAATATTCCCATGCCACCACTAGTACCGGCAAGCGGTTCTAAGTCCTCAGCAGCGTCTAATCTCGAGGACGagagcgaagatgatgacaaTCCGTTTGGTGACTCGAATGCTGTGCATACACCCTTCCAGGAGCCCTCAGGGATGACATGGAGGGAAGTCTGAGTATTTCACTGGCTGCTTGCGAGTAGAGGCGTTTGGAATAGTAGTGCGTTGGAGCCAGCCAAACTTCTCATGAATTTTCCATGATTCTCATTTTCTCGTGCCACACCATGAGCCCATCATTAGCCCTAGGGCAAATAAAAAAAATTCAAATTGAACGTACTAGGTAGCATCACCTCCCAAGAATTGCACACCCGCAAGGCGCGTGGCTATGTTTGCACACGTCACGTGGCTGAGCATGCATGTGATGTGGCTCGTGCGTGATGACGTGTAAAACTTCCATCCCAGCCTGCCCTGTCCTGCTTGCCTGCCAgtggcaccagcaccagcaccagcccaCGAACTCAACTACATATCCAAACAGCACTTGGAACCGAGAACCACAGCATCGACATCACATTTCAGCATAAGCCTCAGCCCTACTGCAATTCAAGAATCTTGAGACTCTGATCAATACCGGCCCACTTACCCCACAAGACTACTGCAACCATGCCTCCATCAACAAGTTCTGGTTCTTCGACCGCCGTAAAGACAACGACTCGACCTGTCAAAGTACCATGCTGGTGCGGAGATGATTGCCAGTGCTGTATCATTCCATGCGTACGTGATACGGAAGATTCTTGAGTATGAGGAGTGGGATGAACTGACTGAACTCTCAGAGCGTGATGTGAACGAGAGTTGCCTACAACGCACCACAAATGCTGTACAAAGTCCGCCCTGCCAGTCGATGCGGAAGCTCTTCTGAGGTTTTTAAGATTGCGAGTCATTTTGTTTGCAAGTCATTCTGGTTTCAAGCATAAAATTGTCATAGGGGTATCAATGTTTCTACAATGCTTCAAATTACAAATGCCGATTACCCAATTTGCATGCGTCATTCACAAATATCAGCTCTCATGCGACCAGTCAGTCACCTCTATTGATTGCAACCTCAATTACCAATGTCATATGAAATTCCTACGACACAGCTCCCAACTGCGGACCACGGGTGCCTATTCCCAAGCCCAGTCTGCTACTCCAGCGATGCTGCTCTGCAATAAAGTCCTCATTGATTTCGAGAAGTTGCTCTGTCTGGATGCGAAGACTTTCCAATGTGCCTTCAAGATTGCTGACGGGAAcggcgtcgtcgtcgagtgTGTTGCCGTCACTGAACTGGGAGAAACTTTCGTCATTGACGGTCGTGGTGGGAGACCGGAACGGGTTGTCCGAGGGCTCTTCACGCTCGCCAATGTGAGATGCTGTTACTGCTCCTATGTTGTTCCGCTTCGCAAGCTCCAGATCGTCTCGTGCGCTCTGAAGCGCGAGTCGTAGATTCGTGTTGTCCTCTTGGAGGCGTTCGATCTCCTGGGCAGGGGTCCAATGCGCTTCGTAAGGGGTATGAGAAATGCTTGAAGAATCccattcttcttcactgcCTTCGGATGACGGAGCAGACGGATGCACATCAGGATGTTGTTGGTCCTGCGCCACGCCAGAGCGGTCTGGGCTGCCTTGTTGTCGCGTCGTCTCCGCGTGTTCAGCCCGAATGGCGGCAATGGCGGCTTCATGCTCACGAGCCTGTTGctcagctgcagctctggcttcttcgatcGCAGCTGCATGCTGTTTCTGCAGCGCCTCAAAGGCTTCCTGGTGCTGCCGCGCTTGCTCTTCGGCTGCCATCCCTGCTTCTCTGATCGCTGCAGCCTCCACTTGAGCTACACGAGTTGCATGCTCTTCGACCATGTCTTGCACTCTTTGCATGTGTTCATGATTCAGTCGTCGCAGGGCTTGTTCATGCTGGTCCTTCAGAGATGCTTCCCTGTtggtcgccgctgctgcttccgcatcaatcatcttcgccatgtgAGCAGCTTCTGCCTCCAGCATTCTCTGAGCGTGTACTTCTGCCATTTCTGACATTGCCCTCTCGTGTTCAGCCTTGAACTCTGCGAGTGACTTCTGTAGACCATGTCGCACCATCTCAGACTGTTTGGACTGTTCCTCGATGCGGTACAGGTCTGCCATTGCTTGGTCATGCTCTTGTCGCAGGGTGTTGATGATTGACTGGAGATCCCGGCGAACAAGTGCGACTTTCTCGCTCTCTTGCTCAACCGAGCGCTGTTGATTCTCCTGAAGCTGCCTATAACTCGCTTGAAGCTCGCGATATGCATCATCATGCCTTTGCGattcttcttcgagctctCGATTGTGCTGCAAAGTCATCTCGCCAAGCTTCTCTTCGAGACGAAGTTTCTCCTGTTTAAGAGCATCGTGCTTTTCGGCACTAACACCTGACGCCGAGTCTGACTGAAGCTGCTTCACAGCTGCTTCATGCGCAGTCTCCTTTTCTTGGATCTGAGCGTGATGATCTTGCTTGACTTTTTCCAGCTCCTTGGCCACATCTGCTTCTTTGTCTGCGCTTTCTTGTCTGACGCGTGCGAGCGTCGCCTCAGCAGTAGCCAGCTCTGTACGAATGGCAGTCAGCGATTGCTCGGCAGCGACTTTGAGCGCTTCAATGTCTGACACAGCAGTCGAGAGCTCGCTGATCCGAGCCTTGCTCTCGGCTAACTCCTGTTCAGTCGTCCTGAGCTGCGCCTGCAACGCCTCCTGCTCAAGGGCCTGAGCCGCCTTAGTCTCGGCCAGCTCCTGTTCCGTCGCCTTGAGCTGGGTCTGTATCGCTTCCTGGGTGCCAAGCGTGACCTTGATCTCGGCCAGCTCCTCTTCAGTTGCCTTAAGCTGAGTTTGCAACGCTTCCTGCTCGGCGACCTGAGCCTTAGTTTCGGCAAGTTCTTGCTCAATCGCCTTGAGCTGTATTTGCGTTGCCTCCTTGTCATCACCTCGAGCCCTACTCTCGGCAAGTTCCTGCTCGATCGCTTTGAGCTGTGTTTGCAGAGCATCGTGGTCACTGAGCTGAGCTCTGGCCTCGGCAAGTTCCTGCTCAATTGTCTTGAGCTGTGTTTGCAAGGTCTCATGATCATCTAGCCGAGTCTTGGTCTCGGCGAGTTCTTTCTCTGTTGCCCTAAGCTTTGTTTCCAACGATTCCTGCTCGCTGACCCGAGCCTTACTTTCGGCCAACTCCTTTTCAGTC from Cercospora beticola chromosome 1, complete sequence encodes:
- a CDS encoding uncharacterized protein (BUSCO:EOG09262YQG), translating into MFSGSRKPYSAITVQVDRLTSEQYEEDDVSGIVELIEVIRIQSAGPTEAARALRKKLKYGNPHRQIRALVILDGLIQNAGGRFQRAFADEPLLERLRLMARDETVDPHVRQKCKVLFSQWANAYKNTSGLERIATLYKELPKTQRPAAARQKVLNDSQPAESPFDEPESRSRSNSYQKPPQATPSRPVTLTPTSSSLSSKLFKEKKGGSHKPFNLGKEKEGMTNAIAQSSIASTNLLNGLQLINRENERISENAEVVKRFQTCKALRRKILYYIQHVESDEWIGSLVNANDELVKALTAYEIMDRSIDDDSDSDAWEAVGGSAGTSTQQQLAGLSLSEQAPAKPPRPPANIPMPPLVPASGSKSSAASNLEDESEDDDNPFGDSNAVHTPFQEPSGMTWREV